Genomic segment of Bubalus kerabau isolate K-KA32 ecotype Philippines breed swamp buffalo chromosome 6, PCC_UOA_SB_1v2, whole genome shotgun sequence:
CCTCTCTTCTCTAATGCTTTCCCCAGGGCCCCATGTGGGACAGTATAACTGTCTCCATGAGAGTGGAGACAGTATAACTGTCTCCATGAGcagaggtggggcaggggtgggagacaAAAGACTGGGACTTTGTGTGAGATCTTATTCAGTCCTGTACTTTTTCATTGTGAGAGTTATTATGTATGAGTCTTTCTAAGATGCTTAGTTCAGGTACTGTAAGAGGATATACAAGATTTAATTTCGGGAGATAAGAGAGGAGTGAAACAATCACAGGGAACTCTTAGACTGAGCCTCACCCCCAGAATTCAGGGGCTCAAACCTGCCCCAGATTCTGCCAAGAGCTAGAAGTTCATGTGATAGTAAGTGAAGAGAGAACATAAAAATGATCAGCTTCATCAGCACATCCTTCCTTGTCTTCTCATTCGTAGGTCAGACTTACAATGGAGAGAACATTACAAAAGAGAACATTTCTAATCTAAGACTTCATGGTTATGCCTCAAAACTAGCAAGCCTCGAATACTTAAAAGTGTCACATTatccactgctgagcatacacactgaggaaaccagacttgaaagagacacatgtaccccaatgttcatcgcagcactgtttataatagccaggacatggaagcaatctagaggtccatcagcagatgaatggataagaaagctgtggtacatatacacaatggagaattactcagccattaaaaagaatacatatgaatcagttctaatgaggtggatgaaactggagcctattatacagagtgaagtaagccagaaagaaaaacaccaatacagtatactaacacatatatatggaatttagaaagatggtaacaataaccgggtatacgagacagcaaaagagacactgatgtatagaacagtcttttggactctgtgggagagggagagggtgggaagatttgggagaatggcattgaaacatgtataatatcatatatgaaacgagtctccagcccaggtttgatgcacaatactggatgcttggggctggtgcactgggacgacccagagggatggtatggggagggaggagggaggagggttcaggatggggaacacatgtatacctgtggcggattcattttgatatatggcaaaccaatacaatattgtaaagttaaaaaagaaaattaaaacacaaaaaagaaaattaaaacaaaaacaaaaaaaaactgtcgCATTACATGGTTTCATACTTTTATTCAAGTTGTATATCTCTTTTACAGATGCTAATAAATGAATCTATTCATTTCTTTACTTATGTAAatgatgtttattgagcacttactattaCATGCCACTCGATCAGTTTAATGAAGTTTAATGAAGTTCTATAAAGCTGTGAGCATTTTCTATGTACCTTGTGAGTTGTCTTTGAAAACTGAGAAGTGTTTACTAAAGCCAAAAAGAAATTGCTATTGCAGAGGTTTCTTGAGGAGTGACTTCAGTTCCGTGGGGGATCTGGTTTAGGCTGTGGGTCCGTAAATCTGTTGCGTTTCCTGGTTCTTTTCATCTTCAAGAGTAATGTGAACTGCTGCTGGGTCGAGATAAGCAACCCTGTGTCCACAGCAAACAGAATCACCACCAACAACGGGATAAGAAATTGTAGCCAGAAATAGTTGCTTTGAATGTATGCTAGATGCAATAAGAAACATAACTCATATTAGGAATTGAAAAGTGAGGTTAAAGTCTTCATCTTCCCTAAAAGAAGGATCCAACATGGTCCTTCACCTTCTAGCATGAAATGACATCCAGTAGCAGAGACAAAACACTCATAGGTTTGGGTTCCTCAGTTTGTGCTCCCTGAAGCCCTAGGGAGTCCTGAGTATTCCCCTCACAGTCCCTTTCTAACAGCTTGTCTGGCCAATATGCCTAATGGGAAAGGCCATAGGAAAGATGATCCCTCCCTTGGAGCCTCACAAGACCAATGTCCACATAGGACATGGAGGTGGGAAGCAGATAGAGTAAGGGCAGGGGGTCACCACTGCCTTATTTCTCAAACAGTCATCATTCATTGCATGTCTGTTGGGTGAAATTAAGATATTGGGCTAGAtcataaatattaataagttggcttccctggtgtcttagtggtaaagaacccatctgccaatgcaggagatggaggagacaccagtttgatccttgggttgggacaatcccctggaggaggaaatggaaacccactccagtattcttgcctggaaaatcccctgataggctaagttcatggggttgctaagagtcagacacaatggagcgaCTGAACAAGGCAATAAGTAAATTGCCTTTCAAGTCTACTGTTTTGTGATTCTGCTATTCTATTTACAAAGTAATCATTTTTTGcaatttttctagaattttagaaCCCTAGAATATTATAGCCAGAAATTACTCACAGATCACCTAGACTGGTGACTCGCAACACTGGCTGCCTATTACCATTACCTGGAAGAGCTTTTAAATATTGATGTCCAGGCCTATTCCAAGCTAATTAAGTTAGAAGCTCAAGGGATGATATACAGAcatcagtattcttttttttttaattctccaagCAACTTTAATGAAGTTTAGTCCAAaccctttattttacagataaggatacTGGAAGCACAGTGAAAATCAAACAATAGGTCTCAAATTAGTTAACAGAGAACTACCATTAGAAATTAATTGTGCCTTCTGGTCTCatgttttttaagattttggcATGAGCAAAGTATACCAAGCAAATGTCTGATTTTCtcattgcaaagaaaatattttaaaggctcTTTCTTTTATATGAAATTTGGAAATGGCAGCCTTTCATTGGCTACAGAGGCAGCCTGCCTGACTACTCTTTCCATATCAAGCCCTCTTTCTCATCTCCTAATTCACAGCCTGCCTGACTACTCTTTCCATATCAAGCCCTCTTTCTCATCTCCTAATTCACAGGCACATAGCCTGTTGAGTTGGTTTCCTTTCCCATCCCTCATAGGCTAGAATAGACTCTTCAAGCTATAAAGAGTTTGTTCCTTCAACTTTGAAACTCTTTTTCTATTTGATAAATGTAAGTTTCTCCCCAGGAGCAATAGATGACTTTGCTTGACTAATATTCAACAGTCTAAAAATCCATTTCACAACTATTGCATTTAACATCTGTAAAAATTCCAGAATGTGAGCAGGTATTACTGTTGCCAATGAACAAGTAAGAAATCTGAGACAGAGACTAAGGGATATACTCTACCCCTGGTCTCCTCATTGCAAATCTAGTAGACTTTTCAAGGAATCACAGTTGCCTCCATTCTATAGCGTCAATTGCATTAGGCTCAAatgttctttctcctttcccctgATATGGACtcattccctttccttcaccaactTACGTTTTTTTACTATAATCTTGAGTTTATTAGAGGTGTAGGGCAGCTTCTGAATTCTGCCCACACAGTAATAGATGCCACTGTTCCCTTCTGTGACATTGGTGATGGAGATGTTGTGGTTCTCATACCAGTACTTGAGAGCTTTGTCATCCTTGTAGTAGATCACCTTGAAGACATTCAGATTCTTCCAACCGTGGCACCTGAGGAAGAGGGACTCACCCTCCATCATCACCTCAGCAGAGGCCTGAATGATCAACCAGtctgaaaaatattcattaagatatttatttaacaatgacagataaaataaaagaaaaataagataataaaaaagGTCATGCAGAGAGTATCAGAAACCTTTATCATTAACCCATTTCTTGGCTCAGTCTCCTCTGTTGATAAATACTCTTTCCTCCTGAAAGGTAATTCTGGGCCCACAACATTGCTGACACTTCTGATGAGCCCGCCCATAGGAGGTCTGAAGCCCATTATCCCTTTCAGCTCTATTGTTGCATTTGGTCACTAAAGGGGAAATTATCCTACTCTGGAGAGTCCTAGCTTAGTAGAGTTGTCCTCTCTAAACTTATAGGTGCTTCCCAGTTCTATTACTCATAGTAAGCCTCCAGCTTCCTCAGAACATGCATTACAATTTGAATTAATTATTTGTGTAATTATTGATTGGATGTCCATTTCCTCATTGGGCTCTCTACTTCAGAGGTCAGGAGCATGTCTGTTCCTTTCATCATATCTCCAGTGTCTAATAATACCTAGGAATCAGTAGATTCTCAATGAATGTTTGTCAATAATGAGTCAGTAAAATATGAGTTAGGTTTTATGGCTAATGTCATTTTAAGAACTCAAAATTTAGAATAGAAACATGTCTAGGTTGCATAAGCATATTTTATTTAGGAGCAATCCTTGAGGACTTTTCTAGAATctactccaaaaaaataaagaagcaattTTACACTgctttaggcaatggcaccccactccagtactcttgcctggaaaatcctatggacggaggagcctggtaggctgcagtccatggggtcgcaaagagtcggacacgactgagtgacttcactttcacttttcactttcatgcattggagaaggaaatggcaacccactccagtgttcttgcctagagaatcccagggatgggggagcctggtgggctatcgtctatggggtctcacagagtaggacacgactgaagtgacttagcagcagtagcagcagtttctACTTAGAATTTGTACACAGATGTTGAAACATCTCTTTTCACTcaagagaaaaaatacaaaatatgcttatactttaaaaatatttatatttaaaaatataaaacaaaatataaatgaccTAGCTGTTCAAATGAAATCATTACTTTGTTCACTGAACATTTACAAAGTAACCCACATATGCCTGAGCACACTGCACTAATTGTTGACAGTAGGAGAGTGATGAAGCAAAACATAAGACTTGTTCTCAAGTAAAAGTAGAGTACATGAGGAATGTAAAGAGACAGCTTTCAAAATGAAGAGTACAGCTTACtactttaccatatgtaaaagagatagccaaggggaatttTGCTCTGTGTCTCAGGAAATTCAATCAGGGGCTatgcatcaacctagaggggtggggtggggagggagatgggagggaggttcaaaagggaggggagatatatatatatatacctatggctgattcatgttgaggtttgacagaaaacaacagaattctgtaaagcaattatccttcaattaaaaaataaattaattaaacaaagaaaaaaaagaatacaacttAATAGTCAGGTCATAACACATGGAAATGGCGAAGTAAATCTTTAAATCAAAGAGCTCTTTGTAATGTTCACATATCCAATATGCCATTTGACCATATGTAATATGCATCTGTACCTAGGTAGAGAAGATAGAAATGAAACAGACTAGAGGAGGAACATTGGGAGACTGCTAGAATATTGAAAGAAGCCAGAAGGTCAGATGGAGTAGAGGCAGAAGAAGAAAGATGGACCTGTATGTGGAGAGAGACCTTGAGTTCAACCTTGCTTCTCTAAGCCTTGGAATAACTTGCTTTCTCCCCATTGTCAGATGGGCCATTCTGCACACGAGAGAGTTGATACTTCTGTAGCCCTGGAACTTACCACTGATGACATTTAGGTACACGGGTTCGCTGATGGCAAATCCTTTGATCTGGCATTGGTATTTCCCACTGTCCTGCATGCGTGCTTTCACAATGTGCCATCTTGAATTATTCGTTGTGAAACTGGTTCCATTGTGGGTCCACAGAGAGGACTCATCTTCAGAGGAACTGTTTGTACCACATGTAAGAGTCACAGCGTCTCCTTTAAGTATTTTTCTCCATGGTGGATTCAAGGACAACTTAGATTTCCCGATGGCTTTGAGAAGAACAGATTGTGGAAAAAGATATGGAAGGAGGGAAAATATCATTGAAATCTGTTCAGTCTCCAGAATACAGACATAATAATAGTCAATCAATGGTCAATCTACCCTTAAACTGTTGGTGATAAGAAACTATCCTGAGTCCTAGGattaaaggaaggaggaaagaatctTGTGGTCCCACCTAGGGACTCTAGCTCCCAACCTAGGAAAAAACAGGACATGAATGtaagatattaaaaaacaaagaggataatccctctaattttcttgattccAATTTCAGTATCTGTAAATGAGGATTAAAGTCTCTTTTCAGGCAGAGATTATGTCTGTGATGTTCATACATAGTTCAGCACAATGACTGCTACATAGCGAGTATTCATTAAGCATTTATTGAgttgatgaatgagtgaataatggATGAATTAAGGTAGTGGAATAAATGAAATACATGGCCTCTCCCAGCTCTAAATTTTTATGACTATTTAATTGTGAGTGAATAGGGAATGAAAATTATATGTCAATTCTGGAAGGTACTGAGAATCACCAAGATGATCAGTCTTAAAAGGCTTTCAAGAACAAAGAGATATGGTACAAATTTGAATGAAGACTTTGGAAGTGGCCAGGTGGTGATGAGGAAGAGGTGATATGGTCAAAAGAGAACTAGACTTGGATTTAAGGGACTTACATTAGAATCCAGTGCCTTGTTAGCCATGTAACCTCCAACAAATTACTTAATCTGAGTTTCAGTATCCTCAATTataaaacagcaataataataacaggGATGAtgatgtaagaattaaatgagtttataTCATAGTATCTGGAGCACAGGCTGAGACAGATGCTCAGCAGACATGATTGTTTGCATAAAAGAGGAAAGGGTGACTTGAGAGAATGAAGTGCTGTGTGGGAAGCTTTTGAATGGGGGAAAGAAGGAAGACGAGGCAGGTGGAAGTGCGATAGACAGGGAAGAGCAGattaataatcattaaaaaatagatgATGGGATGAAGGGACAGGATGAAGGGCGGGCAATTTCCAGACACATTGAAATGCTGAGGGAACAAGGACAGAGGACTCACCTGCTGACATGCCATCTGGAGCTGCAAAATCCAGAGACAATAAGTTAGTATCTGACCCCAGCCTTCTGGATACCTGAAGACTGGGATCTGGTTATGATGCTGAGGTCCACATCCGTGGAGTTTAAAGGGCCAACCATCTTTTCAGGACTCTATTTAAGGGAGAGAAGGAGctcttctccttcctctgctgtcCCTCCTTTACCCTCTAGGAAAATCCAGCTTGATAGCAAGGACCAGACTTTCAGTCTGGCTTCCTCCTTAGATGATGCCCAACCCCCCTTCTTCTGCTATCCAGCTCGTCCTCCCTACAGAATCCCTGGGAAATGACCCACAGTTTGCTCATAATCTAGAAAAAGTCAGCAATAAAACTGTCAACTCTCCCTCACCAGCCACTCCCCCAATCTGTTCTGGCCCCTTCAGGGGGGCTGGTAACTCTACTTACAGAAAAGCAGCAGAGCTATCCACAGCAGGGCAGGGGCTCCCATGGGAATAGTAGGCATCTTCTCCATGGCCTCCAACTGAGCTGCAGAGATCCAAGGCCTTAGAAtaaacttgaaagtgaaaagcagaaggaaatgtTCTCTGTGTCATATCTGGTTAACGCATCAGCTGTACCTAAGTTTGCTTCCTTCTCTGGAGATAATATTCAGAGTGGTGCCTAAAAGGGcaattgtatatatatagttttaaaatcatttactgattttctttttcttttttttctttgcactgcacagcattcaggatcttagttccccaatcagggattgaaaccatgccacttgcagtggaagtggatgcacagtcttaaccactggaccaccagggaggtctccaGGGCAATTTTATATTTACTCCCAGACTCTCCATTACACCTTCGTGTACACACCTGGAATCTAGTGGGAGAGAGGCGGAGGGGGCACGCAGGAACAAAACTTTCTTAAACTATCAAAGTATAGTTATTTTGTTTGCAACTTAGAAAAGTGGGGTGCAGAggagagaagaataaaaataacagttAATTATTCACCTAATATaggtcagctgctgctgctaagtcgcttaagtcgtgtccgactctgtgcgaccccatagacggcagcccaccaggatcccccttccctgggattctccaggcaagaatactggagtgggttgccatttccttctccaaatataggtCAGGCACTATGCTAAATACAccttatatttcattcatttctcaaaATAATTCTATGAAGATGTACCATCGTTATCTACATTTTATAGAAAGGAAAATTGGAGCTTAGAGAGGTAAAGTCATTTATCCTAGAGTACCCCCTAGTAAATGACTAATTTGGGactgaaacatttgaaaaatcgAATCCTAGAGTAAAATTCACAATCATGATGATCTACTGTTTATGCATGTCTATAAGTATGGCCAGAATTCTAGCTGAAATTCTGTTGTGGTTCTCCAGAGTTACCAACCCTCTTGTTACCTAATTTCCTGCTGATCCATTAGTGCACAAATCCACAAATTTTCATCTGCTTCCCATGACCCACTGTCCGACCAGCCAAATTGGAGATATTTTTggaggctcctctccatgggtcCCGATGAGGTCTACAACACAGGAAGGCAGATGTTAAACCATAACTTGCAGGGATCTaagtaatataatttattttattttattgctccagcttttgtccatttttatgtTTCAAATCCTCTAGCCTAATCACCCTTTCTCCTTTAAATCCACATCTGTTTTCTTCCCTCCTGGACCTCAATGAgtaattcttctctttttaacTCTAGGTCAGAATTAGTCACCTTCTTCCAGGATTTGATATTGATAATGATACTGGAGATAATGTCTCCATAAATATCTACATTGGCTTTCCCTCCACAAAGTTTTTTCCATGTGTGGTATTATTATTTGGCCCTTGCCAAAACTCTGAAATAGCAGAGGAAATATGAAGTCAGCAAGGCCCCATTCTGTCATGCCAGCTTTTCCATGctgactgttttatttttttaatatatatacttatatttatttttgtatgtattcttggctgtgctgggctttcattgctgcatgtgttttctctagttgtggcaagcagctgctactctgtagttgcagtgcatgggcttctcattgcggtagctgctctcattgtggagcacggCCTATAGGGCAtgaaggcttcagtagctgctgcctatgggctcagtagttgcagttcctgggctctagagcacaagctcaacagttgtggcccacagacttagttgctcctcagcacgtGGGGTCCTCCCAGACCAGATATCAAACCTatctcttctgcattggcaggagtactctttaccactgaaccaccagggaaaccccaccaACTGTTGAATTAAGACTAATCAATTAAATATAAAGTCGCTGCACATAAAGATCTAACCAAAGCTTTCAGCTTCTCTGAAACTAGAGAATATGGGTCTACAGATTCCTAAACAGAAAGTTTCAGATAAGAAAGAATGGTGACTGGTCCCAGGTTGTGCAATATCTTAGTGACAGATctttaaagaaagcaaagagtTATTCTGCAAAGTGTAAGTATTTATGTGATTAGGGTTTACCTATAAAACAGAGACAATGATTATATCTAGATCATGTTTTTATTATGAGGTTTaagaagataataaatgtgtaaaaTGCATTGAACAGCATCTGGTATGTAAAAGATGCTCCGTAAATCTATCTTTCCCatcctttattgttgttgttgttgttcagtcactaagtcaagtctgactctttggaacgccttggactgcagcgcgccaggcttctctgtccttcactatctccaggagttcactcaaactcatgtccagtgagttggtgaggtcatccaactgtctcatcctatattgcccacttctcctcctgctcccaattttgcctagcatgagggtcttttccaatgagtcggctcttcccactagttggccaaagtattggagcttcagcttcagcatcagtccttccaatgaatattcagggttgatttcctttcaggttgattggtttgatcttattgcagtccaagggactctcaagagtcttctccagcaccacaacttgaaatCATCATTTCATCcgtgttcaaccttctttatggtccagctctcacatccatacatggctactggaaaaatcatagctttgactatacagacctttgtcagcaaagtgatatctctgctttttaatacactgtttaggtttgccataacttttcttccaaggagcaagagtcttttaatttcatagctatagtcaccatccatggtgattttggagaccaaagaAAATAacacctgtcactgtttccattgtttccccatctatttgccagaaaatgatgggactggatcctaTTTATTACCATTACTCAATAAAGACTCAGGAGAAACATGCATTTCAACAGgactaaggctatggtttttccagtggtcatgtatggatgtgagagttggactgtgaagaaagctgagtgctgaagaattgatgcttttgaactgtggtgttggagaagactcttgagagtcccttggactgcaaggagatccaaccagtccattctaaaggagatcagtcttgggttttcattggaaggactgatgctaaagctgaaactccgatactttggccacctcatgtgaaaagctgactcattggaaaagactctgatgctgggagggattgggggcaggaggagaaggggccgacagagaatgagatggctggatggcatcaccgactcgatggacatgagtttgagtgaactccgggagttggtgatggggaaggaggcctggtgtgctgcgattcatggggtcacaaagagtcagacacgactgaactgaactgaactgaactgaaggcaatcaGCAAATACATAGGATGTTTTCTATGATAACCAGTatgttgctctgctgctgctgctaagtcgcttctgctgctgctgctgctgctaagtcgcatcagccttgtccgactctgtgtgatcccatagacagcagcccaccaggcttccccgtccctgggattctccaggcaagaacactggagtgggttgccatttccttctccaatgcatgaaagtgaaaagtgaaagtgaagtcgctcagccgtgtctgactctttgcgactccatggactgcagcctaccaggctcttccgtccatgggattttccaggcaagagtactggagtggggtgccattgccttctctgaaccagTATGTTATGCCGATAAAATTTATGTAAGTCATCTCACTCCTCCCCATAGTGATGAAGAAGAGAGTATTATAGGAaagaatagaatggaaaaaattgtttggggaagaggaggagaaagaaatggggaaGATGCAATTTTTTGAGGTGCTGTCAGAAGGCAGTACATATTTGAAAATACCAAGATcctaaagagacaaagaaggaatcTGTTTCAGCACTTTGTTGCGAGTTTGTCCAGGAGAGTTACCAGATATTCTTTTACCCTAGGACAGTGATTCTACATTAAAATTATCCTTCAGAGATAGTCACTTAACTGTGACTCAAAAAGTCTATTTTAAAGCCTCCCCCCAAGTCTTCAGTTATTCCCTGCTTGAATGGGAAGTGGACTGGAATTCAAGATGTACTAGTTCTTAATATGGAGAGAATAAGGTTTGTCATTGATACACTATTTTCATTTCCTCCACCATCCTAAAGCAAAGCTTCAGTGTCCAGCAGTGAAATGAAGGTAGTATTTTGGTAGCAGTAATAGCAATGATTTAACCAATTCAACTAAAGAAGTTCATTAAAGCTTAAAAACAAACCAAGCCACCCATCCTCAActcacacaacaacaacaaaaccaaaaatatcaaCATCAGGAAGAATAAACCATATCCTGATTCCCATACTATAAAACCACAGGTACCCAAAGGAACAAAATGAGAATTCAGAAGGGACAAATAAACACAAGATTACATCATAGTTCTGCTCTACCCTAACATAACTGGTTGGGTGGAGTGTGCTATTGATTTCTTGCATTCTGCCTGTAGATATCAGAAACCTGTGCTCACTGGGACCCATAGATTTTTGTCCTAATCTCACTGCTTATAATAAACTTTGAATCCAGAAATTCATGTGTTCAACACTCATTAACAACATCTCTGTCCCAAATTTTGACCCATTATTGGTTTTCAGAAACCTTAGTGGTTTGGATGTTTTTtggtgggttgttgttgttgttgttgtttgcctTACTgcacagcatgcaagatcttagttttccagtgagagattgaacccaggctcactgcaatggaagcacagagtcttagccactggacaaccagggaagtcccccaaacttTTATCTGTTCTTCACTTTGTAGCAGTGGGGAATTGAAACTCAACTGGCTATGTATGAACTATTAGGATCTACTCATTGTAAGGCGTCCAGATGAGGCATCTCTGTGGCACCTTGTAGACAGGGAACAGTCTGAACCATAAGGTGCACTCAAGCAAATGTGACCTTTGccttataaaaattatgttcCAGCCAAGAGACCTAGAGGGCCTCTGACTTGCCTTTCTGCCTCTAACAGATACAATCAGTAAGTGACCTGATCTTTCCTTCAGAATAGACAGAACAGAATTATAAGCCTGCTGAGGAAGATACCTAGGAAGAAgggtaatgtaaaaaaaaaacaaaaatgaatgctggactattatattaaatttaaaaattaaaagaaaaaaattattatccaggaatattttattttttatt
This window contains:
- the FCER1A gene encoding high affinity immunoglobulin epsilon receptor subunit alpha isoform X1 codes for the protein MEKMPTIPMGAPALLWIALLLFSPDGMSAAIGKSKLSLNPPWRKILKGDAVTLTCGTNSSSEDESSLWTHNGTSFTTNNSRWHIVKARMQDSGKYQCQIKGFAISEPVYLNVISDWLIIQASAEVMMEGESLFLRCHGWKNLNVFKVIYYKDDKALKYWYENHNISITNVTEGNSGIYYCVGRIQKLPYTSNKLKIIVKKPYIQSNYFWLQFLIPLLVVILFAVDTGLLISTQQQFTLLLKMKRTRKRNRFTDPQPKPDPPRN
- the FCER1A gene encoding high affinity immunoglobulin epsilon receptor subunit alpha isoform X2, producing MEKMPTIPMGAPALLWIALLLFSPDGMSAAIGKSKLSLNPPWRKILKGDAVTLTCGTNSSSEDESSLWTHNGTSFTTNNSRWHIVKARMQDSGKYQCQIKGFAISEPVYLNVISDWLIIQASAEVMMEGESLFLRCHGWKNLNVFKVIYYKDDKALKYCIHSKQLFLATISYPVVGGDSVCCGHRVAYLDPAAVHITLEDEKNQETQQIYGPTA